The Chitinophagales bacterium genomic sequence AGATGTAGGCATTGAATGCATGTATATTGAACGTAAAGACGCTACAACGGACCAAACCAACAACATAACGTTCGACAAAACCGTAGACTGTTGGGTTACAGGCATTGAAAGTTACAACTCGAACTTTGCCCATGTTGCTGTAAGACACTCCACACATGCTTTGCTGAGAGGCAATTATATGCACCATGCACATGCATATGGTGGCAATGGCAAAGCTTACGGTACACTTGTGGAGTATGGCAGTGGGGAGTGTCTTATTGAGAACAATATATTTGAACACTTACGTCACTCTATGCTTGTTCAGTCCGGTGCCAATGGTAATGTTTTTGCTTACAATTATTCTTTTGACCCTTATTGGGACGAGCCGCCATTCCCAACAAACTCGGCAGGCGATATTGTATGTCACGGTAACTATCCTTACCTGAATCTTTTTGAAGGGAATATCATTCAGAGTATTGTTATTGATGACTCTCACGGCATCAATGGGCCTTTCAATACTTTCTTCAGAAACAGGGCCCAACTGTATGGCATTTTCACCAATGCTAACCCTGCATCAGACAGCATGAATTACGTTGGGAATGAAATAACCAGCACCCTCCCGGGATTGGCCTACTACCTGTTGAATGGCAAAGGGCATTTTGAATACGGCAATAATGTAAAATCAGTAATAGCACCTGTAGGCACTAATACCATATCTGAAAAATCCCTATACCTGCAGGCTGAACCCGGTTACTGGTTAGCCCATAATACATTTCCCAGTATAGGTGCGCCTCATGATTATAACACAGGACGTAATTCAGCCATTGACAGGCACGATAATAATTTACCGACCGATTGCACAAAAAATCCGGTTTACACTTCAATCAAATCCGTCAGCCAGGAAGATATGGGCATTTTAGTATCACCAAATCCTTTCAATAACCTGGTACATATCTCAGCAAGCATAAGTAGTGCTTTTACATACCGCATTTATAATACAACCGGGCAGATACTAAAAGAAGGAAGTATCACAACAGGCAATAGTACCATTGAAACAGCTGAATTAAGCAGTGGGCTATATATTCTGAAAGTAAGAAATACACAAGGAACCTGTGCTGTATTTAAACTGTTGAAAAAATAAGAGCTTATACTACATGCACTAACCACGCAACTATTTATTAACAAATATTTTATACTCTGAAAGGCAAGCCCCGCTTTAATACTACGTTATTAAAGGTTACTTTAGAGTATCTCGACCACGCTCAATATATTTCGTATGAAAAACACCTCCCTCTATGCAGGCATGCTGGTTATGCTCTGCCTTGCTATCTATTCCTGCAATTCAGGTAATGGGCTAACTATTGACAAAAGTCATTTTGCTAATGACATAGAACAAAAGCAGAACCTGTTATTTGCCTTTAATAAAGACCTCTACCCTGATAGCCTCCTCTACAAATGGGACAGTACGGAATTCGTCACCTTTTCACCAGTAGTAAAAGGTTCTTTCAAATGGAACAGCTCAAGTGAATTATCATTCTCTCCGGGAACAGCTTTTTTACCGGAAACAGAGTATACAGCAACAATAAACAACGAAGTGCTGAAAAAGAGCAGGAATAAGTATAATTTGAAGGACAAAACTGTTAAGTTTCATACAGCTCCGCTACGTATTGAACAAGCCAATATTTCCTGGACAAGAGGCGCCGGCAATGCAAACGTAATGGTGCAACTGGACATCGATTTTAACTACGAGGTAGAGGTCACATCTGCCGCTGCAAATATCATTCTTAGCTCAACAGGCAATACGGTAAACACAACAACCATTAACAGCGGTAACGACAAACGGGTATCACTGCAATTCATGCCTCTTAACGATGCGGATCTGGAAACTCCATTGGATATCAAATTAAGTAAAGGCATTACTATCGCAGAGACCGGCAAAGCGTCTAATACTGACACAACTATTGAAGGGTCAGTCCCCAGCAGATTCAACCTGGCCATGACAAACCTGACCAGCCAGCATACAGGAGAAGAAGGCATAATTTCCATCAGCACATCACAGCCCGTAATGGAAGAAGGCCTGAAAAAACTTATCAAGCTGGAACCTGCGGTACCATTTGACATTGAAACTTCTGAAGGAAGCATCATTATCACCAGTGATAAATTCTCAATTACAAGCAAATACGACCTAACCATATCTAAAGCCGTAGAGGGACTTTTTGGTGGTAAAATGAAAGAAGATTTCGCGTCGGAAATATCTTTTAAAAAGCTGGCACCATCTATTTCTTTTGCCAATAGCAAAGGCATGTACCTGTCTACACAGGGCAATAGGAACATTTCATTAAAAATAGCCAGCGTACCTAAAATAAGACTGACCATCACCAAAGTGTACGAGAATAACATTGAACAATTCTTAAGGCGTGGCTACAATTATGGTTATTCTTACGATAGCGATGAAGAAGATTATAATGATTACA encodes the following:
- a CDS encoding T9SS type A sorting domain-containing protein, with translation MKQTSALLVFLLAVWMQSIAQTIPSDRVTDWSKAGHTDTLPVFSTTINIMNHGAVADGTTANDTAFANALSALNGQPGTIYFPAGNYLFKKPINIYRDSIVLKGEGASSKLAFDIGGPVDMINIIGSIDNTTYNTTTTVNKGDNTVKVNNGGDFSVGSYVFITDNDQILTTSAWAAGSTGQVLKIISISGNDLTVENKLRRNYTLNNTPVLKKLTLVKDVGIECMYIERKDATTDQTNNITFDKTVDCWVTGIESYNSNFAHVAVRHSTHALLRGNYMHHAHAYGGNGKAYGTLVEYGSGECLIENNIFEHLRHSMLVQSGANGNVFAYNYSFDPYWDEPPFPTNSAGDIVCHGNYPYLNLFEGNIIQSIVIDDSHGINGPFNTFFRNRAQLYGIFTNANPASDSMNYVGNEITSTLPGLAYYLLNGKGHFEYGNNVKSVIAPVGTNTISEKSLYLQAEPGYWLAHNTFPSIGAPHDYNTGRNSAIDRHDNNLPTDCTKNPVYTSIKSVSQEDMGILVSPNPFNNLVHISASISSAFTYRIYNTTGQILKEGSITTGNSTIETAELSSGLYILKVRNTQGTCAVFKLLKK